In Paenibacillus guangzhouensis, a single window of DNA contains:
- a CDS encoding glycoside hydrolase family 88/105 protein codes for MPKLISHDALQLFADQIYRYMITDHKGNWGMDIQHWDWVPGVGVIAILSYYEKTRDEEVLDYLVSWAHTNIPASDQAKVVNAMAPFAIFPALYEYTHDPFFLEESLRVGQWMLTEAPRTREDAFEHTVTENVSFPEQVWADTIFMAVLFLARLARVTGDVSYANEAVKQLQIHLELLADQETGVMFHGWNCITQDHMSAARWTRANAWIAVGTPMIMKELDGVATLSQEAAERYQAMMQGLIRYQQANGLWATVMDRPDFYPETSGSAGIASGILKAIRQGLLDNINEDSAYRALNAIVHTILPSGEVTGVSGGTPVMPTIEAYNEIPCHPTLYGQGLVLMLLSELL; via the coding sequence ATGCCAAAACTGATTTCTCACGATGCTTTGCAACTTTTCGCAGACCAAATCTATCGCTATATGATAACGGATCACAAAGGGAATTGGGGAATGGATATTCAGCATTGGGATTGGGTGCCCGGCGTAGGTGTCATTGCAATCCTGTCTTATTATGAGAAAACACGCGATGAAGAAGTTCTCGATTACCTAGTCTCGTGGGCACACACAAATATTCCAGCATCGGATCAAGCGAAGGTTGTTAATGCCATGGCACCCTTTGCGATCTTTCCCGCACTTTATGAATACACACACGATCCCTTCTTTCTAGAAGAATCTCTGCGCGTCGGACAATGGATGCTCACGGAGGCCCCACGTACTCGAGAAGATGCATTCGAACATACGGTCACTGAAAATGTCAGCTTTCCTGAGCAGGTATGGGCCGATACAATCTTTATGGCCGTGCTCTTCTTAGCACGTCTAGCACGGGTTACAGGCGACGTATCCTATGCGAATGAAGCTGTGAAGCAGCTTCAGATTCACCTAGAATTACTGGCAGATCAAGAAACCGGCGTTATGTTCCATGGATGGAACTGTATCACGCAAGATCACATGTCCGCTGCACGTTGGACGCGTGCGAACGCCTGGATCGCCGTCGGAACGCCAATGATCATGAAAGAGCTGGATGGTGTCGCAACCCTTTCGCAAGAAGCCGCGGAGCGCTATCAAGCCATGATGCAAGGATTGATTCGCTATCAACAAGCTAACGGTCTATGGGCTACGGTGATGGATCGACCCGATTTCTATCCAGAAACGTCGGGCAGTGCGGGAATAGCCAGCGGGATCCTAAAGGCGATTCGCCAAGGTCTCCTAGACAACATAAATGAGGATTCAGCCTATCGGGCACTCAACGCCATTGTTCACACCATACTTCCAAGCGGAGAAGTAACCGGCGTTTCCGGAGGTACGCCGGTGATGCCAACCATTGAAGCGTATAATGAAATCCCTTGTCATCCAACGCTATATGGGCAAGGGCTTGTTCTCATGTTATTATCAGAGTTGCTATGA
- a CDS encoding phosphotransferase enzyme family protein: protein MIPAIKEQFSEEIVKEASKRYSINADTIRSIGGFESLVYEYEKNNKSYILKITHTIRRMKNYILGELDFLHYLSNEGLNVARAIPSTLGNLIEEVPSEEGSFLAISYEKAPGNVVSNETWNESLYEKWGEFLGKIHHLTKNYELSNPAFKRQTWEQEEQLKAAKYLRFDDEVIPLLEKRLNKLTSLPKSKDTYGLTHTDFHHDNFHLHHGEIHLFDFDDCGYTYFVNDIGIIFYYALGYPPRNMEDKIDYYKLFFRYFMNGYLKENTITEEELIYLQDFIKLRHTLLYISFHQTDDVTNLNEEQMKMLKEHQREITSDEPMIPIDFVQEFRKLCLNRP, encoded by the coding sequence ATGATACCAGCAATCAAAGAACAGTTCTCGGAAGAGATAGTTAAAGAAGCGAGTAAGCGATATAGCATCAACGCAGACACGATTCGTTCAATTGGCGGATTTGAAAGTCTTGTTTATGAATACGAGAAGAATAACAAATCATACATATTAAAAATCACTCACACAATCAGAAGAATGAAAAACTATATTCTGGGTGAACTAGATTTCTTACATTACTTATCCAATGAAGGGCTGAACGTTGCAAGAGCTATACCTTCAACCCTAGGTAATTTAATTGAAGAGGTCCCATCAGAGGAGGGTTCATTCCTTGCGATTTCGTACGAAAAAGCGCCAGGGAATGTCGTATCGAATGAAACATGGAATGAATCGCTCTATGAAAAGTGGGGAGAATTTCTTGGGAAAATACATCATTTAACAAAAAACTATGAATTAAGCAACCCAGCGTTTAAACGACAAACTTGGGAGCAAGAAGAACAATTAAAAGCAGCTAAATACCTGAGATTTGATGATGAAGTTATACCACTACTAGAGAAACGGTTAAACAAACTCACTTCGCTCCCCAAGTCCAAAGATACATATGGTTTGACGCATACTGATTTTCATCATGATAATTTTCATCTGCATCACGGAGAAATACATTTGTTCGATTTTGATGATTGCGGTTATACGTATTTCGTAAACGATATTGGAATAATATTCTATTATGCATTAGGTTATCCGCCTAGAAATATGGAAGACAAAATTGACTATTATAAGTTATTTTTTCGCTATTTTATGAACGGATATCTCAAAGAAAACACAATTACCGAGGAAGAATTAATATATTTACAAGATTTTATCAAACTCCGTCATACGTTGCTATACATCTCTTTTCATCAAACGGACGATGTGACTAATTTAAACGAAGAACAAATGAAGATGTTAAAAGAGCATCAACGTGAAATCACTTCGGATGAACCTATGATACCTATCGATTTTGTTCAAGAATTTAGAAAATTGTGTTTAAATAGACCGTAA
- a CDS encoding Type 1 glutamine amidotransferase-like domain-containing protein yields the protein MKFYLSSSYKFGTEALRLIEMTANGNRHVALIPNALDYATDLERRITSVALTISDLEGLGFTVEIIDLKQYFNDPIVLEEQLEHYDVIWVRGGNAFVLAQAMKLCGFDEIIKKYYRDRKNIVYGGYSAGVCILGPTLRGIHLVDDPHQKPYGEQHEAIWEGLHILNFAIAPHYKSDHKESEAMDKAVEYMIDNKILFKALRDGEVIIIE from the coding sequence ATGAAATTTTATTTATCATCATCTTACAAGTTTGGAACGGAAGCATTAAGATTAATAGAAATGACAGCGAATGGGAATAGACATGTTGCTTTGATACCTAATGCACTAGATTATGCGACTGATTTGGAAAGAAGGATCACTAGTGTTGCATTGACTATTTCCGATCTTGAAGGATTAGGTTTTACTGTGGAAATTATAGACTTAAAACAATATTTTAATGACCCAATAGTATTGGAAGAACAACTCGAACATTATGATGTTATTTGGGTTCGAGGCGGCAATGCTTTTGTTCTGGCACAGGCTATGAAATTGTGTGGATTTGATGAGATCATTAAAAAATATTATAGAGATCGTAAAAATATTGTGTATGGAGGATACAGTGCAGGCGTATGTATCTTGGGACCAACACTAAGGGGGATTCATCTCGTGGATGACCCCCATCAGAAGCCATACGGAGAACAACATGAGGCGATATGGGAAGGATTACATATTCTGAATTTTGCGATTGCCCCACATTATAAGTCAGATCATAAAGAATCTGAAGCTATGGATAAAGCCGTTGAATATATGATCGACAATAAAATTCTTTTTAAAGCTTTGAGAGATGGTGAAGTTATTATCATCGAATGA
- a CDS encoding MFS transporter: MKKIHSSLIIFLALGVFGIITTEMGIIGVLPQVTQKFHISSSQAGYLVSIFAFIVALSGPFMTLLASGMNRKGILLTAVLMFAISNIVYAYTTKFEVMLAFRIIPAIFHPVFFSIALVTAASLVPPANSNKAITKVFAGITVGFAFGVPLTSYLAEKISLEAAFLFGAVVSMIAFIGILVWLPSMPVKEKMSFGKQLGILRKPQLWLTIVAVVFIFASMFSVYSYFAEYLGQVTRMNGSWISMMLLAFGVTMIGGNFVFGGFLNKNMTKTAVIFPLVYAVTYLFIYYLDSYFLPMVVMVFIWGAVHSGGLIISQALLMTEAKEAPEFGNSLFVSFSNVGITVGASIGGWFISHLGIQHLIWCGLMFALLAFLLIIAIMAIPRTRAEKVNVSGTDYSI; the protein is encoded by the coding sequence ATGAAAAAGATTCATTCATCACTTATCATTTTTCTGGCTCTAGGCGTATTTGGTATTATTACAACGGAAATGGGCATCATCGGTGTTCTTCCTCAAGTCACTCAGAAATTTCATATTTCGTCTTCGCAGGCCGGCTATCTTGTAAGTATATTTGCTTTTATCGTTGCGCTATCAGGCCCATTCATGACTTTGCTTGCTTCCGGCATGAATCGTAAAGGCATTTTGTTGACAGCTGTGCTTATGTTTGCTATTTCAAATATCGTCTACGCTTATACAACCAAGTTTGAAGTCATGCTCGCTTTCCGGATTATCCCTGCTATTTTTCATCCAGTCTTCTTTTCAATTGCTCTCGTGACCGCGGCCAGCCTGGTTCCACCTGCGAACAGCAATAAAGCGATAACCAAAGTATTTGCTGGAATCACTGTTGGATTCGCCTTTGGCGTCCCATTGACTTCTTACCTTGCCGAGAAAATATCGCTGGAAGCTGCTTTTCTGTTCGGGGCTGTTGTTAGTATGATTGCATTTATAGGGATACTTGTCTGGCTTCCTTCCATGCCCGTCAAGGAAAAAATGTCTTTTGGCAAACAGCTTGGGATATTGCGTAAACCCCAATTGTGGCTGACGATCGTAGCCGTTGTTTTCATCTTTGCATCGATGTTTTCGGTGTACAGCTACTTTGCCGAATATCTTGGTCAAGTGACCCGAATGAATGGATCATGGATAAGTATGATGCTATTGGCCTTTGGCGTCACGATGATTGGTGGGAACTTTGTATTTGGGGGCTTTTTGAACAAAAACATGACGAAAACCGCCGTTATATTCCCTCTGGTATATGCGGTTACTTACCTATTCATATATTATCTCGATTCTTATTTCTTACCGATGGTGGTCATGGTATTCATTTGGGGGGCTGTACATTCCGGAGGTCTTATCATTAGTCAAGCCTTGTTGATGACTGAAGCGAAAGAAGCACCTGAATTCGGCAACAGCTTGTTCGTCTCATTTTCTAATGTTGGCATTACGGTGGGGGCTTCGATTGGCGGCTGGTTTATCTCTCATTTAGGGATACAACATCTTATCTGGTGTGGCTTGATGTTTGCATTGCTTGCTTTCTTATTGATTATCGCAATCATGGCAATTCCCAGAACTAGAGCGGAAAAAGTAAACGTCTCTGGAACTGATTATTCAATTTAA
- a CDS encoding ArsR/SmtB family transcription factor translates to MEPLLIYKALSNEMRCHILHWLKNPEAFFDEKPYLQQGLNFRIGVCVGDIQAKSGLAQSVISNYLATMQKAGLLESERIGKWTYYRRNEKTIQQFSEYVQNKL, encoded by the coding sequence ATGGAACCTTTATTGATTTATAAAGCTTTGTCTAACGAGATGCGTTGTCATATTTTGCATTGGCTGAAGAATCCAGAGGCATTCTTTGACGAAAAACCTTATTTGCAACAGGGGCTTAATTTTCGCATTGGTGTATGCGTAGGTGATATTCAGGCAAAATCGGGACTTGCCCAGTCTGTGATCTCGAACTATTTAGCCACAATGCAAAAAGCTGGTTTATTGGAGTCAGAACGAATCGGAAAATGGACATACTACCGCCGCAACGAAAAGACGATCCAGCAGTTTTCCGAGTACGTTCAAAATAAACTATAG
- a CDS encoding sugar-binding protein, with translation MNRVKQILATSTMFILLFSFIFITFQSKTPESATYADDNTPELTVGDFENTDESWDFLIGSAGALGNGEFSLDSVNAHSGSSSGKLQLDFSSKSSYMNSYVSLEKYLFKRVLPTNALELSFWVKTADMAKFDLILVDNSNQNHQQTILLDQTTEWQKVTVSSFTSGINYTKWGGSNDGVWHGPLKKMYFKLTKASMKSGRTMGAMWIDDIRAKVESADLAIAQVQVGNVFAGNMAAAFDILTTGDAIHWSTENAWKEPISSGTVPVTASKVRLNLPTHAEGYYRLKIDAYQAGTLVKTIETTFAMLPAFDLSSVTESPFGIQTHYGINWNKESIPLLKYAGTKNVRDSFYWSEIEVNQGQYTFNPKFTLPMQSFKAFNIEPFLTFAFSNKYYDEGKTPYTEQAHTAYASYVKAMLGKFGSQLKSVEIWNEFNLPYFGGNGPAASRADVYFNLLKKGYEAVKSIRPDLNVVGGATAGIPEDWLKEVFELGGLDHMDSLSVHPYRYPETPEGLIDEIDRLNQLVRDHHNGESIPLWFSEIGWPTHLNPTGVDENTQAAYLIRSYVLSIAAGVEKIFWYNLMDSGTDKLNNEHNFGIVHNTGDSLGSYTPKPAYVALATLTRQLTGANAVSQDVTNGLYHYVFAKNNDSIHVLWSLNKKDVTLHTQVPLTVTDMMGRKITYTPVEGKVYLTLTGEPLFAQGDIDSIVQASPFSLTSTPAYTNDPVTVTLHVNELRQEQPLTAEVNFQGITKEIFIQATGAFNVQFPGVQQVGSKIATGTVRSTNGVFAGLMDTVQIRQAEQISSKHVVKNGADVLEVSIKNDRPTKRRISQIDWSIGSSVGSDVYHAVIPGNKVKTIDFPLSGMTEGILQPYQFKVNMDDGAVLRSEGSVKLVPSESRVPLVFRTVHSLDDLQDVAGIDLISDVHSRIGSHNGPEDFSGTVWATYDNDYLYMTASVHDDVYSQTKQGEEIWQGDSIQFAVSAGMPGESLQWYEYGMALTSQGPELYRWMAPQGVVTGSIPSPNLQITRDEAAKNTIYQLALPWGQLAPIVPSDGILSLSIVVNENDGNGRKGYVEWGSGIGASKQSSLFKPIELQRADIVDPKCKVKTRCQE, from the coding sequence ATGAACAGAGTGAAGCAAATCCTTGCCACTTCAACGATGTTTATTCTCCTATTTTCCTTCATTTTTATTACATTCCAATCGAAAACTCCCGAATCTGCAACCTATGCGGATGATAATACGCCAGAATTGACAGTAGGTGATTTCGAGAACACTGACGAGTCTTGGGATTTCTTAATCGGAAGTGCGGGTGCGCTAGGAAACGGTGAATTCAGCCTAGATTCTGTGAATGCTCACTCGGGGAGTTCCTCGGGCAAGCTGCAGCTCGATTTCAGCAGCAAATCGTCATATATGAACAGCTATGTTTCATTAGAGAAGTATTTATTTAAACGTGTTCTTCCAACAAACGCGCTGGAGCTTAGCTTTTGGGTGAAGACAGCGGATATGGCGAAGTTTGATCTAATCTTAGTCGACAATTCGAATCAGAACCATCAACAAACGATTCTATTGGATCAGACAACGGAGTGGCAAAAAGTGACCGTAAGTTCCTTTACATCGGGGATCAATTATACGAAGTGGGGCGGAAGCAACGACGGCGTGTGGCATGGTCCGTTAAAGAAAATGTATTTCAAACTAACGAAAGCATCCATGAAATCTGGCAGAACCATGGGCGCGATGTGGATCGATGATATCCGTGCCAAGGTTGAGTCCGCCGATCTGGCGATTGCCCAGGTGCAAGTCGGGAACGTCTTTGCTGGCAACATGGCGGCTGCGTTTGACATCCTCACAACCGGTGATGCCATTCATTGGAGTACGGAGAATGCGTGGAAGGAACCGATCTCTTCCGGGACGGTTCCCGTAACGGCTAGCAAAGTGCGACTTAACCTGCCAACGCATGCAGAAGGGTATTATCGATTGAAGATTGATGCGTATCAAGCAGGAACCCTCGTCAAGACCATCGAAACGACATTTGCGATGCTTCCTGCATTCGATTTATCAAGCGTGACAGAGTCCCCCTTTGGCATTCAAACGCATTACGGGATCAATTGGAATAAAGAATCCATTCCGCTTCTGAAATATGCTGGCACCAAGAACGTACGGGATTCCTTCTACTGGTCAGAAATCGAGGTCAATCAAGGACAATACACGTTTAATCCGAAGTTTACCCTTCCGATGCAATCGTTTAAAGCTTTCAATATTGAGCCATTTCTCACCTTCGCGTTCAGCAATAAGTATTACGATGAAGGCAAAACGCCCTATACCGAGCAAGCACATACCGCCTATGCGAGCTATGTCAAAGCGATGTTAGGGAAGTTCGGCAGCCAGCTGAAATCTGTGGAGATATGGAATGAATTCAACTTGCCATATTTCGGTGGAAATGGTCCCGCAGCTTCGAGGGCGGATGTCTACTTCAATTTGCTGAAGAAAGGGTATGAAGCAGTCAAATCGATTCGTCCAGATCTGAATGTCGTTGGCGGGGCTACAGCAGGAATTCCGGAAGATTGGTTGAAAGAGGTTTTCGAACTTGGTGGGCTGGATCATATGGATTCGCTGTCTGTCCATCCCTACCGTTATCCGGAGACACCCGAAGGATTGATCGATGAGATCGATCGCTTGAATCAGCTTGTGCGCGATCATCATAACGGTGAATCGATCCCGCTGTGGTTCTCCGAGATTGGTTGGCCGACGCATTTGAATCCCACCGGCGTGGACGAAAACACACAGGCTGCTTACTTGATTCGCAGCTATGTCTTGAGTATCGCCGCTGGGGTGGAGAAAATATTCTGGTACAACTTGATGGACTCAGGAACGGATAAACTGAATAATGAACATAATTTCGGCATCGTTCACAATACAGGTGATTCGCTCGGGTCCTATACGCCCAAACCGGCCTATGTTGCGCTAGCGACACTAACAAGACAGCTAACGGGTGCGAATGCCGTAAGTCAAGATGTCACGAACGGTCTTTATCATTACGTTTTTGCTAAAAATAACGACAGCATTCATGTCCTATGGTCCTTGAACAAAAAAGATGTCACTTTGCATACGCAAGTTCCGCTTACGGTAACGGATATGATGGGTAGGAAAATCACGTACACACCGGTGGAGGGGAAAGTGTACCTAACATTGACAGGAGAACCTCTATTCGCGCAAGGAGATATTGACAGTATTGTTCAGGCCAGTCCGTTCTCCCTGACCAGCACGCCCGCTTATACGAATGATCCCGTTACGGTTACGCTGCATGTTAACGAACTCAGGCAAGAACAGCCGCTTACCGCAGAGGTGAATTTTCAAGGGATTACGAAAGAAATTTTCATCCAAGCAACGGGAGCGTTCAACGTTCAGTTTCCGGGGGTTCAACAAGTTGGGAGCAAAATAGCAACGGGCACAGTTCGATCCACGAATGGGGTCTTCGCAGGATTAATGGATACCGTTCAAATCCGACAAGCCGAGCAAATATCATCAAAACATGTGGTGAAGAACGGAGCTGACGTATTGGAGGTGAGCATTAAGAATGACAGACCTACCAAACGTCGAATATCACAAATCGATTGGAGCATTGGATCATCCGTAGGTTCGGATGTTTATCATGCCGTGATTCCTGGTAATAAAGTGAAGACGATCGACTTCCCATTGTCGGGAATGACGGAAGGGATATTGCAGCCCTATCAATTTAAGGTAAATATGGATGACGGAGCAGTGCTCCGAAGTGAAGGGAGCGTAAAGCTTGTTCCATCTGAATCGAGAGTTCCGCTCGTTTTTCGAACGGTTCACTCCTTAGATGATCTACAGGATGTCGCGGGCATTGATCTTATCTCAGACGTACATTCGAGAATTGGCTCCCATAACGGTCCAGAGGATTTCAGCGGTACAGTGTGGGCCACGTACGATAATGACTATCTCTATATGACAGCGAGTGTACATGATGACGTATATTCACAGACGAAGCAAGGCGAAGAGATTTGGCAAGGGGACAGCATCCAGTTCGCCGTATCCGCAGGGATGCCGGGTGAGAGTTTACAATGGTATGAGTATGGCATGGCCTTGACCTCCCAAGGACCCGAGCTCTATCGGTGGATGGCTCCACAGGGCGTTGTGACGGGTTCGATCCCGAGTCCTAACCTACAAATCACAAGAGATGAAGCGGCAAAAAACACGATATACCAACTCGCTCTCCCATGGGGTCAATTAGCTCCGATTGTGCCGAGTGATGGCATCCTTAGTCTGTCGATTGTCGTCAATGAGAACGATGGAAATGGCCGCAAAGGGTATGTGGAATGGGGGAGTGGAATCGGTGCAAGTAAGCAATCCTCATTATTCAAACCCATTGAATTACAGCGTGCGGATATCGTGGATCCGAAGTGCAAAGTGAAGACGAGGTGTCAAGAATGA
- a CDS encoding AraC family transcriptional regulator, whose translation MEALEIGKDRTDRLESVVDEVTNATLMEFPVQCAYRTTSLVQPTLHSHRGYELYLCVQGEGHFIVGERVHELGAGTFTVIKPMAWHRSRPHKHVPFHRYILTIESRFLEQLSVEDRECAMTIGQWLPEPEHDSIHLQLNPQQVMRLQEILAQLEGELMRKLPCYSIIVKSLLLQLFAQLNRYQIKPPEVGQGGNHIEKQLVENIISYMMEHYDETLSAEKLCEHFYVSRSYFFRIFKHNTGITMNEFLVSIRMTKAKELLRETDLPIIEIAGSVGFQDVSHFCNTFKRLASMTPSRYRTLHV comes from the coding sequence ATGGAGGCGCTGGAAATTGGGAAGGATCGAACTGACAGACTCGAATCTGTCGTGGATGAAGTAACGAATGCAACACTCATGGAGTTCCCGGTTCAATGCGCATATCGAACAACAAGCTTGGTACAGCCGACTCTACATTCCCATCGTGGCTATGAGCTTTATTTATGTGTTCAAGGAGAAGGGCACTTTATCGTTGGTGAACGGGTGCATGAATTGGGAGCGGGCACATTCACTGTGATTAAACCCATGGCTTGGCATCGATCAAGACCGCATAAGCATGTCCCCTTTCATCGCTATATCCTAACGATAGAGAGTAGGTTTTTAGAACAATTGTCAGTAGAAGATCGAGAATGCGCGATGACGATCGGTCAATGGCTTCCTGAACCAGAACACGATTCAATTCATTTGCAATTAAATCCCCAACAGGTAATGCGATTGCAGGAAATACTAGCTCAATTGGAAGGGGAATTGATGAGGAAACTGCCTTGTTATTCGATCATTGTGAAAAGCCTGCTATTGCAGCTATTCGCACAGTTAAACCGATATCAGATAAAACCTCCAGAAGTAGGCCAAGGTGGAAACCATATAGAGAAACAATTAGTCGAAAATATCATCAGTTATATGATGGAGCATTATGATGAAACGCTCAGCGCGGAGAAATTATGTGAGCATTTCTATGTATCACGTTCCTACTTCTTCCGCATATTTAAGCACAATACGGGAATCACGATGAACGAATTCCTGGTCTCGATTCGAATGACGAAGGCCAAGGAGCTTCTGCGAGAAACGGATCTACCTATCATAGAAATTGCTGGGAGCGTTGGATTCCAAGATGTTTCTCACTTTTGCAACACGTTTAAACGGTTAGCCAGTATGACGCCAAGCCGCTATCGGACCTTGCACGTATGA
- a CDS encoding CatB-related O-acetyltransferase — protein sequence MKQHRYDHWSEIKYLKDIVTNPMIEVGEYSYYSGYYDHHDFEDGCVRYLWGDHKSSALFNPIEDYGWCIDKLIIGKYVCIASGVVILMGGNHNHHSEWITVYPFVEQIETSYEPKGDTIIESDAWIGMNAMIMPGVKIGEGAIVAAGSVVTKDVPPYTIVGGNPAKEIKKRFTDQEIEKLMEMRWFDWEREKVERAIPILSSSSIDSLYKYYRREVQPYNHHIK from the coding sequence ATGAAACAACATCGGTATGACCACTGGTCTGAAATTAAGTATCTGAAAGATATTGTCACCAACCCCATGATTGAAGTAGGGGAATACTCGTACTACTCTGGTTATTATGATCATCATGATTTTGAAGATGGATGTGTTAGATACCTATGGGGAGATCATAAATCAAGCGCATTATTTAACCCTATCGAAGATTATGGTTGGTGTATAGATAAATTGATTATTGGGAAATACGTATGCATCGCTAGTGGTGTAGTTATTTTAATGGGTGGAAATCACAATCATCATTCGGAGTGGATTACCGTGTATCCGTTTGTGGAGCAGATTGAAACTTCTTACGAACCCAAAGGGGATACAATCATCGAAAGTGATGCCTGGATTGGCATGAATGCCATGATTATGCCAGGTGTTAAAATCGGTGAAGGCGCCATTGTTGCGGCGGGCTCGGTTGTTACAAAAGATGTTCCCCCCTATACAATTGTAGGTGGGAACCCTGCTAAAGAAATTAAGAAGCGTTTCACGGATCAAGAAATTGAGAAGTTAATGGAAATGCGATGGTTCGATTGGGAACGTGAGAAAGTTGAACGAGCCATTCCTATCTTGTCTAGTTCTTCAATTGACTCATTATACAAGTATTATCGAAGGGAAGTACAACCCTACAATCACCATATTAAATAA
- a CDS encoding VOC family protein yields MSTSIESKIKHFSAIFFVTNRNQVLNYYSKLGFWCDYEMGFVEREGLTMIFHPSNQAEAIVPNYPVHGENAVNVFAMVEGIENLYEEFRSKGALFQYDLRTNAYQMREFAIKDPEGYTIGFGESLV; encoded by the coding sequence GTGTCAACGTCGATCGAAAGTAAGATTAAACATTTCTCAGCAATCTTTTTTGTTACGAATCGAAACCAGGTATTGAATTATTACAGTAAATTAGGTTTTTGGTGCGATTACGAAATGGGTTTTGTCGAGCGTGAAGGACTAACGATGATATTTCATCCAAGTAATCAAGCAGAAGCCATTGTTCCAAACTACCCAGTACATGGAGAAAATGCCGTAAACGTATTTGCGATGGTTGAAGGAATTGAAAATTTGTATGAAGAGTTCAGGTCGAAAGGGGCATTGTTCCAATACGATCTAAGAACGAATGCATACCAGATGAGAGAATTCGCAATCAAAGACCCTGAAGGCTATACGATTGGCTTTGGAGAATCATTGGTATAA